Proteins from one Akkermansiaceae bacterium genomic window:
- a CDS encoding alginate export family protein — translation MKDKFALLLLATPLLHAGTPATPPVETVKEEPWIKPLVDIRARYEFGDTDGLDPSHAFTIRERLGFKTKAIAGFSALIEGEFTQAIVDDYTSGDAGADPITPGNTVISDPESNELNQAYLQYSQFETTVRLGRQRIIYDNSAFIGNVGWRQNEQTFDALSVTSTWLDGLTFNYAYANRVNRIFGSEAIGTNQDVTGEIHLLNLSYTGIKGVTLGAYGYFMDFDAPDGWDNDTFGVSAKGTLGGLLLYGEFAWQNEAGAANDDDALYAHVTATKTFGKQSVTLGVEHLGAGFQTPLATVHAFNGFADVLIGQRINGTLPGLTDVYVSHTTPILWGVKWTNTLHAYGDNEVSTALGWEYNSVLAKKFNDNFSAIIEIAHFESESALPTTTRASLGVTYTF, via the coding sequence ATGAAAGACAAATTCGCACTGCTTCTGCTCGCCACTCCCCTCCTCCACGCAGGGACACCCGCAACACCGCCGGTGGAAACCGTGAAAGAGGAACCCTGGATCAAACCATTGGTCGACATCCGCGCCCGCTATGAATTCGGCGACACGGATGGACTCGATCCCTCCCACGCCTTCACCATCCGCGAACGCCTGGGTTTCAAGACGAAGGCCATCGCCGGGTTCAGCGCCCTCATCGAAGGTGAGTTCACCCAGGCCATCGTCGATGACTACACCAGCGGCGACGCGGGGGCGGACCCCATCACGCCCGGCAACACCGTCATCAGCGACCCTGAGTCCAATGAACTCAACCAGGCCTATCTCCAGTATTCGCAATTCGAAACGACCGTCCGCCTCGGACGCCAGAGGATCATCTACGACAACTCCGCCTTCATCGGCAACGTCGGCTGGCGCCAGAACGAACAGACCTTCGACGCCCTCTCGGTCACCAGCACCTGGCTCGACGGACTGACGTTCAACTACGCGTATGCCAACCGGGTGAACCGCATCTTCGGTTCCGAAGCCATCGGCACCAATCAGGATGTGACCGGGGAGATCCACCTGCTCAACCTGTCCTACACCGGCATCAAGGGAGTCACCCTCGGGGCTTATGGATACTTCATGGACTTCGACGCGCCCGATGGCTGGGACAATGACACCTTCGGCGTGAGCGCGAAGGGAACTCTGGGCGGCCTCCTTCTTTACGGGGAGTTCGCCTGGCAGAATGAAGCGGGAGCGGCCAATGACGATGATGCACTCTACGCCCACGTCACCGCCACCAAGACTTTCGGCAAGCAATCCGTGACGCTGGGGGTCGAGCATCTCGGTGCCGGCTTCCAGACACCACTCGCCACCGTGCACGCCTTCAATGGATTCGCGGATGTGCTCATCGGCCAACGGATCAACGGCACGCTGCCCGGCCTCACGGATGTCTATGTTTCCCACACCACCCCCATCTTATGGGGTGTTAAATGGACGAACACCCTGCACGCCTACGGCGACAACGAGGTGTCCACCGCACTCGGATGGGAATACAACTCCGTGCTGGCGAAGAAGTTCAACGACAACTTCAGCGCCATCATCGAGATCGCCCACTTCGAAAGCGAAAGCGCACTGCCCACCACCACCCGGGCATCGCTCGGTGTGACCTACACATTCTGA